The Brassica napus cultivar Da-Ae chromosome C7, Da-Ae, whole genome shotgun sequence genome has a segment encoding these proteins:
- the LOC106446394 gene encoding nifU-like protein 4, mitochondrial — MFIQTQSTLNPSSLMFYPGKPVMEGVVRVFFGSDFVTVTKSDDVSWDILKPEIFAAVMDFYSSGQPLFLDSQAAAAKDTAINEDASETVAMVKELLETCIRPAVQDDVGDIEYCGFDPESGIVKLRLQGAYSGCPSSSVTLKSGIESMLMHYVPEDSTS; from the exons ATGTTTATACAAACACAATCCACTCTGAATCCTTCTTCTCTCATGTTTTATCCTGGAAAGCCAGTCATGGAAG GTGTGGTTCGAGTTTTCTTTGGGTCTGATTTCGTCACTGTGACAAAGTCTGATGATGTGTCATGGGATATACTCAAGCCTGAAATATTTGCAGCGGTCATGGATTTCTACTCTTCTGGCCAGCCTTTGTTTCTGGACTCACAAGCTGCTGCTGCCAAGGACACTGCCATCAACGAG GATGCCTCTGAGACGGTAGCAATGGTCAAGGAACTCTTAGAAACGTGCATCAGACCAGCAGTCCAAGATGATGTTGGGGACATTGAGTATTGTGGGTTTGATCC TGAAAGCGGAATAGTGAAGCTGAGGTTGCAAGGGGCTTATAGCGGTTGTCCAAGCTCATCTGTTACTTTGAAATCTGGAATAGAAAGCATGCTGATGCATTACGTACCCGAG GATTCGACTTCATGA
- the LOC125590350 gene encoding vacuolar protein sorting-associated protein 32 homolog 1-like: MFTRLFRKPKKKETDTLQTLEKLNERAAQEVEIAKEFTRAKNKRAAMLCLKRKSVYEQQVEQLGNYQLRIHDQMIMLEGSKATTETLDALRSGASAMKAMQKATYVFIYLVYD, encoded by the exons ATGTTTACTCGGCTATTCCGTaaaccaaagaagaaggagactgATACTCTCCAAACATTAGAGAAGCTTAATGAG AGAGCTGCTCAAGAGGTTGAGATAGCAAAGGAGTTCACCCGTGCCAAGAACAAACGAG CGGCTATGCTATGTTTGAAAAGGAAGAGTGTCTATGAGCAACAAGTCGAACAGCTTGGAAATTACCAGCTCCGTATTCATGATCAA ATGATTATGTTAGAAGGTTCTAAAGCAACAACAGAGACTTTAGATGCTTTGAGGAGTGGTGCCTCTGCGATGAAAGCTATGCAGAAAGCAACGTATGTGTTTATATACCTAGTTTATGATTGA
- the LOC125589987 gene encoding vacuolar protein sorting-associated protein 32 homolog 1-like, which produces MDEINEQTDNMRQIQDALSAPFGSDFDEVNFPFIPTITYFYQIFSTLSVWEKLQDELEAELEELESAELEEELLEPVRPVQNLPEGKQPARPATQKKQTAYEDELAALQADMAL; this is translated from the coding sequence ATGGATGAAATCAATGAGCAAACCGATAACATGCGACAGATCCAGGACGCTTTGTCTGCTCCATTTGGATCTGATTTCGATGAGGTTAACTTTCCCTTTATTCCCACGATCACATACTTTTATCAGATCTTCTCAACATTGTCTGTATGGGAAAAATTACAGGATGAATTGGAAGCAGAACTTGAAGAGCTTGAAAGCGCAGAGCTAGAAGAGGAACTTCTTGAGCCGGTAAGACCTGTTCAAAACCTTCCTGAAGGAAAGCAACCGGCTCGTCCTGCAACTCAGAAGAAACAGACCGCTTATGAAGATGAACTTGCTGCATTACAAGCTGATATGGCCCTCTAA